From Burkholderia savannae, a single genomic window includes:
- a CDS encoding NADH:flavin oxidoreductase/NADH oxidase family protein has translation MSHPNPAAGALLAEPLTLPNGTVLKNRVAKSALSEALCGHDGRVTPQLIALYRRWSSSGAGLLVTGNVMIDSKALGEPGNGVIEDERDLPRLREWATAAKAHGSEIWMQINHPGKQAMRGLNEQTVAPSAIGFGPKLARYFAVPRALTSAEIDDLIRRYGTAAAVAQKAGFTGVQLHGAHGYLINQFLSPKHNQRTDEWGGSAENRRRFVLAVYAEVRRRVGPDFPVGIKLNSADFQHGGFTEDESLDVIRALAQAGIDLIEISGGTYEAPVMQIGDRKASTIAREAYFLAFAEKVRAQVKVPLMVTGGFRSLAGMEAPLRGGALDLIGLGRILAIEPDAPARLLRGEETLHRVKPLSTGVKYFDSLGSLEVTWYTRQLHRIGKGRNPIPDENALKSFLFDLSSKGCAIFKARRLRASSSEASAAHRSGTSVVGGQRHDAH, from the coding sequence ATGTCCCATCCGAATCCCGCTGCGGGCGCGTTGCTCGCCGAGCCGCTCACGTTGCCGAACGGCACCGTGCTGAAGAATCGCGTCGCGAAATCGGCGCTGAGCGAAGCGCTTTGCGGCCACGACGGCCGCGTGACGCCCCAGCTGATCGCGCTTTACCGGCGCTGGTCGAGTTCGGGCGCGGGGCTCCTCGTCACCGGCAACGTGATGATCGACAGCAAGGCGCTCGGCGAGCCCGGCAACGGCGTGATCGAGGACGAACGCGACCTGCCGCGGCTGCGCGAGTGGGCCACGGCCGCGAAGGCGCACGGCAGCGAGATCTGGATGCAGATCAATCACCCGGGCAAGCAGGCGATGCGCGGGCTCAACGAGCAGACCGTCGCGCCGTCGGCGATCGGCTTCGGCCCGAAGCTGGCTCGGTATTTCGCGGTGCCGCGCGCGCTGACGAGCGCCGAGATCGACGATCTGATCCGGCGCTACGGGACGGCGGCCGCCGTCGCGCAAAAGGCCGGCTTCACCGGCGTTCAGTTGCACGGCGCGCATGGCTACCTGATCAACCAGTTCCTGTCGCCGAAGCACAACCAGCGCACCGACGAATGGGGCGGCAGCGCGGAGAACCGCCGCCGCTTCGTGCTCGCGGTGTACGCGGAGGTGCGCCGCCGAGTCGGCCCCGACTTTCCGGTCGGCATCAAGCTCAATTCCGCCGACTTCCAGCACGGCGGCTTCACCGAGGACGAATCGCTCGACGTGATCCGCGCGCTCGCGCAGGCGGGCATCGATCTGATCGAGATCTCCGGCGGAACCTACGAGGCGCCCGTGATGCAGATCGGCGACCGCAAGGCGTCGACGATCGCGCGCGAGGCGTATTTCCTCGCGTTCGCCGAAAAGGTGCGCGCGCAAGTGAAGGTGCCGCTGATGGTGACGGGCGGCTTCCGCAGCCTCGCCGGCATGGAAGCGCCGCTGCGCGGCGGCGCGCTCGACCTGATCGGCCTCGGGCGCATCCTCGCGATCGAGCCCGACGCGCCCGCGCGCCTGCTGCGCGGCGAGGAAACGCTGCACCGCGTGAAGCCGCTCAGCACGGGCGTCAAGTACTTCGACAGCCTCGGCTCGCTCGAGGTGACGTGGTACACGCGACAGCTCCACCGGATCGGCAAGGGCCGCAATCCGATTCCCGACGAGAACGCGCTGAAGTCGTTCCTGTTCGATCTGTCGTCGAAGGGCTGTGCGATCTTCAAGGCGCGCCGCCTGCGTGCTTCGTCATCCGAAGCGTCGGCGGCGCACCGCTCGGGGACGTCGGTCGTCGGCGGTCAGCGGCACGACGCGCATTGA
- a CDS encoding acyl-homoserine-lactone synthase, protein MSYIIAGRLDELPPHVQTDLGAYRYDVFVRRLGWTIAGHAHDDRAEWDEFDGPSTIHVVALDDARGICGYARLLPTTGPYLLRDVFPHLLGSAPAPQSPAVWEMSRFAASRRRRRTTERQPLGMDFFPSVLAVAASLGATRVVGVMSLSIERLYRRSGIALQRLGNAAPSADGGVSACSVDLPRLAFAPFGRSQCASCLSMH, encoded by the coding sequence ATGTCATACATCATCGCGGGCCGATTGGACGAACTGCCGCCCCACGTCCAGACCGATCTCGGCGCGTATCGCTACGACGTGTTCGTCCGTCGGCTCGGCTGGACGATCGCCGGCCACGCGCACGACGATCGTGCGGAATGGGACGAATTCGACGGTCCTTCGACGATCCACGTCGTCGCGCTCGACGATGCGCGCGGGATCTGCGGTTATGCGCGCTTGCTGCCGACGACGGGCCCGTATCTGCTGCGCGACGTATTCCCGCATCTGCTCGGCTCGGCGCCCGCGCCGCAATCGCCCGCGGTCTGGGAGATGTCGCGCTTCGCCGCATCGCGCCGGCGCCGCCGCACGACGGAGCGCCAGCCGCTCGGGATGGACTTCTTTCCGTCGGTGCTCGCCGTGGCCGCGTCGCTCGGCGCGACGCGCGTGGTCGGCGTGATGTCGCTGTCGATCGAGCGCCTCTACCGGCGCTCGGGCATCGCGCTGCAGCGCCTCGGCAACGCAGCGCCGTCCGCCGACGGCGGCGTTTCCGCATGCTCGGTCGATTTGCCGCGCCTCGCGTTCGCGCCGTTCGGCCGGTCGCAGTGCGCGTCGTGTCTGTCGATGCATTGA
- a CDS encoding LuxR family transcriptional regulator, with product MPESRDVRTLIETFRQAALQIGYQHHAIVELTGASHPASINVISLHYPSEWVEHYTRNDYFNIDPVHRAAFRYSTPFSWSDIATSNLRERHLLTEAEDAGLDHGISIPLHQPLGRVLLVSLSGTAPTHDAEAKWRNAYLLGMQFNLQFQSMRTSRPIPPSVHLTDREQICLTWVARGKSSWVIANMLDISKYTVDFHIENAMDKLNTRSRTFAAVKATRQGLIFP from the coding sequence TTGCCGGAATCGCGCGACGTCCGCACGCTGATCGAGACTTTCAGGCAGGCGGCGCTGCAGATCGGCTATCAGCATCATGCAATCGTCGAGCTGACGGGCGCGTCGCATCCCGCGTCGATCAACGTCATCTCGCTGCACTATCCGTCCGAGTGGGTCGAGCACTATACCCGCAACGACTACTTCAACATCGATCCGGTGCATCGCGCGGCGTTCCGGTACAGCACGCCGTTCTCGTGGAGCGACATCGCGACGTCGAATCTGCGCGAGCGGCATCTGCTGACGGAAGCGGAGGACGCGGGCCTCGACCACGGCATCAGCATCCCGCTGCACCAGCCGCTCGGGCGCGTGCTGCTGGTCAGTCTGTCCGGCACCGCGCCCACGCACGACGCCGAGGCGAAGTGGCGCAACGCCTATCTGCTCGGCATGCAGTTCAATCTGCAGTTCCAGAGCATGCGGACGTCCCGTCCCATTCCGCCATCCGTTCACCTGACGGATCGCGAGCAGATATGCCTTACTTGGGTCGCGCGCGGCAAATCGTCGTGGGTCATCGCGAACATGCTCGACATCTCCAAGTACACGGTCGACTTCCACATCGAGAATGCGATGGACAAGCTCAACACGCGCAGCCGCACGTTCGCCGCCGTGAAGGCGACGCGGCAAGGGCTCATTTTTCCATGA